The Corallococcus caeni genome segment GATGGGCGAGCTGGTTCGCCTTCGAGTCCACCTCGCGGTAGGTCAGCTGCCGCTCCGGCGTGATGACAGCGAGCGCGTCTGGCGTGCGGCGCACCTGGGCTTCCACCATCGCGGGGATGCTGGGCTCCCGCTGGCTTTCAGTGACAGCCGGGTTCCACTCGACGAGGAGTTGCTGGCGCTCGGCGTCGGTGAGCAGCGGCAGATCACCCAACCGCGTGTCCGGCTTCGCGGCGATGGCATCCAGAAGCACGCCGAAGTGGCCGGCCATCCGCTGGATGGTCGACGCGTCGAACA includes the following:
- a CDS encoding condensation domain-containing protein, whose amino-acid sequence is MFVLQNTPTEALRLPGLSFQGLPLEAHFAKFDLSLGLREGRDGFVGTLEYATDLFDASTIQRMAGHFGVLLDAIAAKPDTRLGDLPLLTDAERQQLLVEWNPAVTESQREPSIPAMVEAQVRRTPDALAVITPERQLTYREVDSKANQLAH